The following are from one region of the Fusarium keratoplasticum isolate Fu6.1 chromosome 4, whole genome shotgun sequence genome:
- a CDS encoding Trimethylguanosine synthase, translated as MGSQEVEMASGDAEYSMSPAEELPLNDDCFHYEGKHEVPWDIQKYFAQRYSIFSLYDYGVYMTDDAWFGVTPEPVANQVAHDMYGTDKKKHILIDVFAGAGGNTIAFTLSERWSRIISVERDPSTLACAQNNSKVYGIEPGLITWVLGDSFEFLDKLFNRPEELHPDLRVNLDETVLFASPPWGGPGYRTDEVFNLYDMQPYNLGDLHNAYKRLDHALFLPRTSDIRQIAKLAPPDRKVEVVQYCMEGASKAMVAYLPGSYPKQASE; from the exons ATGGGCAGCCAAGAGGTGGAGATGGCGTCGGGGGATGCAGAGTACTCGATGAGCCCGGCAGAGGAGCTCCCTCTCAACGATGATTGCTTTCATTATGAGGGCAAACATGAGGTGCCTTGGGACATTCAAAA ATATTTCGCCCAACGATATTCCATCTTTTCCCTCTACGACTATGGCGTTTACATGACAGACGATGCCTGGTTTGGTGTCACTCCTGAGCCAGTAGCCAA TCAAGTGGCCCATGACATGTATGGCACCGATAAGAAGAAACACATTCTCATCGATGTCTTTGCTGGCGCTGGTGGAAACACCATCGCATTCACCCTCTCAGAACGATGGAGCCGCATCATCTCGGTTGAGCGCGACCCTTCAACTCTCGCCTGCGCCCAAAACAACTCCAAAGTTTACGGAATTGAACCAGGCCTCATCACCTGGGTCCTCGGAGACAGCTTCGAGTTTCTCGACAAGCTCTTCAACCGCCCAGAGGAGCTCCATCCAGACCTAAGAGTCAACCTGGACGAAACAGTGCTATTTGCAAGCCCGCCGTGGGGAGGCCCCGGGTATCGCACCGACGAGGTGTTTAACCTGTACGACATGCAGCCGTACAACCTCGGCGACCTACACAATGCATACAAGAGGCTGGATCACGCCCTCTTCCTGCCCCGAACGAGCGACATTCGGCAGATTGCCAAGTTGGCTCCTCCCGATCGCAAGGTCGAAGTAGTCCAGTACTGCATGGAGGGTgccagcaaggccatggtggcTTACCTACCAGGAAGCTATCCGAAACAAGCGAGCGAGTGA
- a CDS encoding Translation initiation factor RLI1 has product MSDKLTRIAIVNSDKCRPRKCRQECKKSCPVVRSGKLCIEVTPESRLAFISESLCIGCGICPKKCPFDAITIINLPTNLESQVTHRYGPNSFKLHRLPMPRPGQVLGLVGTNGIGKSTALKILSGKLKPNLGRHDNPPDWEDVIKHFRGSELQNYFTKLLEDDLKAVVKPQYVDQIPKAVRGPKKSVRFLIESRASLGNMEEVANVLELNHIMDRDVNLLSGGELQRFAIGTVAVQKADVYMFDEPSSYLDVKQRLAAASIIRSLLRDDDYVIVVEHDLSVLDYLSDYICVLYGRPAVYGVVTLPYSVREGINIFLDGHIPTENLRFRDESLTFRVAEGTDEFAIDKSRAFTYPKMEKTLGNFKLNIDAGDFTDSEIIVMMGENGTGKTTFCRLLAGALKPDSKKSVPEMRISMKPQTITPKFDGTVRQLFFKKIKQAFLSPQFQTDVVKPLKLDDFIDQEVKNLSGGELQRVAIVLALGIPADIYLIDEPSAYLDSEQRIIASRVIKRYIMHSKKTAFIVEHDFIMATYLADRVIVFDGQPGINSHANKPESLLTGCNTFLKNLDVTFRRDPTNYRPRINKNGSQLDQEQKLGGNYFFLEENPDQS; this is encoded by the exons ATGTCGGACAAGCTCACACG TATCGCCATCGTCAATAGCGACAAG TGTCGCCCGCGAAAATGTCGTCAAGAGTGCAAAAAGTCGTGTCCCGTCGTCCGTAGCGGAAAGCTCTGTATCGAAGTCACTCCCGAGTCTCGCCTCGCCTTCATCTCCGAGTCGCTCTGCATCGGTTGTGGTATCTGCCCCAAGAAGTGCCCCTTcgacgccatcaccatcatcaacctgcCCACCAACCTCGAGAGCCAGGTCACCCACCGTTATGGCCCCAACAGCTTCAAGTTGCATCGCCTGCCGATGCCCCGACCGGGACAGGTCCTGGGTCTTGTCGGAACCAACGGTATTGGCAAGAGTACCGCTCTCAAGATTCTGAGCGGCAAGCTTAAGCCCAACTTGGGCCGACACGACAACCCCCCCGACTGGGAGGACGTCATCAAGCACTTCCGTGGCTCCGAGCTGCAGA ACTACTTCACCAAGCTTCTGGAGGATGACCTCAAGGCCGTCGTCAAGCCCCAGTATGTGGACCAGATCCCCAAGGCTGTCAGGGGCCCCAAGAAGAGCGTGCGATTCCTGATCGAGAGCCGTGCCTCGCTGGGCAACATGGAAGAGGTCGCCAATGTCCTGGAGCTGAACCACATCATGGACCGAGATGTCAACCTCCTCTCTGGTGGTGAGCTTCAGCGTTTTGCCATCGGAACTGTTGCTGTTCAGAAGGCCGATGTCTACATGTTCGACGAGCCTTCTTCCTACCTCGATGTCAAGCAGCGACTGGCTGCTGCCTCGATCATTCGCTCTCTCCTCCGAGATGACGACTACGTCATTGTCGTCGAGCACGATCTGTCTGTTCTCGACTACCTCTCCGACTACATCTGCGTCTTGTACGGTCGCCCCGCTGTTTACGGTGTCGTTACTCTGCCCTACTCGGTCCGTGAGGGTATCAACATCTTCCTTGATGGTCACATCCCCACTGAGAACTTGCGATTCCGTGACGAGTCCCTGACTTTCCGTGTCGCCGAGGGTACCGACGAGTTTGCCATTGACAAGTCCCGCGCCTTCACCTAccccaagatggagaagactCTTGGAAACTTCAAGCTCAACATTGACGCTGGTGATTTCACCGACTCGGAGATTATCGTCATGATGGGTGAGAATGGTACCGGAAAGACCACCTTCTGCCGTCTCTTGGCCGGTGCCCTCAAGCCCGACAGCAAGAAGTCGGTGCCTGAGATGAGAATCAGCATGAAGCCCCAGACCATCACCCCCAAGTTCGATGGTACTGTTCGCcagctcttcttcaagaagatcaagcaggCCTTCCTGTCTCCTCAGTTTCAGACCGATGTCGTCAAGCccctcaagctcgacgacttTATTGACCAGGAAGTCAAGAACCTGTCCGGTGGTGAATTGCAGCGTGTCGCCATTGTCCTGGCCCTCGGTATCCCCGCTGATATCTACCTGATCGACGAGCCTTCTGCCTACCTCGATTCCGAGCAGCGTATCATTGCCTCGCGAGTCATCAAGCGATACATCATGCACTCCAAGAAGACGGCCTTCATCGTCGAGCACGATTTCATCATGGCTACCTATCTCGCCGACCGTGTCATTGTCTTTGACGGTCAGCCCGGTATCAACTCTCATGCCAACAAGCCCGAGTCCCTCCTCACCGGCTGCAACACCTTCTTGAAGAACCTCGACGTCACCTTCCGTCGTGATCCTACCAACTACCGACCTCGTATCAACAAGAACGGATCTCAGCTCGACCAGGAGCAGAAGTTGGGTGGCAACTAC TTCTTCCTCGAGGAGAATCCCGATCAGAGCTAA
- a CDS encoding SLD3 domain-containing protein produces the protein MSSSALVGTDASSRPPRSRILTPSSEGSSNQKDELRSPEQRKRKRADSVTMEHLLKPSIALKPHPPNLHIQPRVLHPLMVLPRQHLPLSCIDIHASNIDLSSHRFYEAHVKILDLESRMGSVPVVLLARKESSRAVYALERQENGLYVVFRLGSWVNLEELAKDASAVCHERLRPPVKLESQGQAASSAITTPQLHKDQKMKRAAIEAIQSLVRKRPRSQSVSTLAESERHDGKSDAAVPMETKLPSPILMKEELAATPTDNTKQAVPSASINPEEPPPQQTADEIFDALRTQYFDALYKSMGSLAYFAKGPLSRARSAFHLDLESSLDMGDLIEFLKGLVLTTVQIDKKYRDTIPELIAKLKTVIDSSDEGRKRKRRAKKMKIGKSGLYPHEDEHIRKWWAANKPELKEDEFDVPIQQIKSLTSMLRTRETQLQMILILEILALTPLKPVEDAEDSQLPPLPGATESQNDMAPPPAKKRNKHNLPVLVDVHADRLTIWQSTASDEQLLLEDSQVSQAQDGQPQQKVSSEPLKDFCVDIIVPFFSHRLPELCDSINRKLGGPVIVKPSKSRSLKRSSSKRDQRPGAVTKRPTPGKPTRTLQRALSTEQQSRRSVSRGPSNMIALMRSATSTSLPGIKREASDSAAIKSALKTEPDLLNRRGGLLSRSSSMSNLQDARASKKAQVEAELKDAISSLRKPNREVVGKALAEAAERRANVSLSAKKVRKPARGSLGASVVKATPANNRFRDVFASKSETVDVPMMGTEEVIPPSSMPSMIPSTGLRAGHRDAFRRSPTPDFERIGDTPTKGGSNFLRRPTKEEDVLPFPPSSPLMERRNVSAADLFAPREQKRRVSFTPSRDEGILATPVKATSKSINNVEDQNIAPAKPMSIYQQLGWDDDMDDLL, from the exons ATGTCCTCTTCCGCCCTCGTTGGCACAGACGCGTCGTCGCGTCCGCCGCGGTCGAGGATTTTGACGCCAAGCTCCGAGGGTAGCTCGAATCAGAAAGATGAGCTCCGTTCTCCTGAGCAGcgcaagaggaagagggccgACTCTGTCACCATGGAGCATCTTTTAAAGCCCTCAATTGCTCTCAAG CCACATCCCCCAAACCTGCACATTCAACCTCGCGTCCTCCACCCGTTGATGGTCCTACCTCGCCAGCATCTTCCGTTATCATGTATCGATATTCATGCTTCCAACATCGATCTATCTTCGCACCGATTCTATGAGGCCCATGTGAAAATCCTCGACCTGGAGAGCCGCATGGGCTCTGTCCCAGTGGTCCTCCTTGCTAGGAAGGAGTCTAGCCGCGCTGTCTACGCCCTTGAACGACAGGAGAATGGATTATACGTTGTATTCAGATTGGGATCTTGGGTAAATTTGGAAGAATTGGCCAAGGACGCCTCCGCCGTTTGCCACGAGCGCCTGCGGCCACCCGTCAAACTCGAatcccaaggccaagccgCGTCCTCGGCCATCACGACGCCACAACTACACAAGGACCAAAAGATGAAACGGGCTGCCATTGAAGCTATTCAGTCCCTTGTTCgaaagaggccaaggtcacAATCTGTTTCGACATTGGCAGAATCTGAGAGGCATGATGGAAAATCAGATGCTGCCGTTCCCATGGAAACGAAGCTGCCATCACCAATTCTTATGAAAGAAGAACTCGCGGCGACACCAACCGATAACACCAAGCAGGCAGTGCCTTCAGCCTCGATCAACCCCGAGGAACCGCCCCCACAGCAAACTGCCGATGAGATTTTTGATGCTCTCAGAACGCAGTACTTTGACGCGTTGTACAAGTCCATG GGCTCGCTCGCCTACTTTGCCAAAGGACCACTCTCCCGGGCTCGTTCTGCTTTCCACCTCGATCTCGAGTCTAGCTTGGACATGGGCGATCTGatcgagttcctcaaggGTCTAGTCCTGACCACGGTACAAATCGACAAGAAGTACCGCGACACTATCCCTGAACTCATCGCCAAACTGAAGACGGTCATTGATAGCTCTGACGAAGGACGCAAGAGGAAGCGTcgagccaagaagatgaagattgGCAAGTCCGGCCTCTATCCACACGAGGACGAGCATATCAGAAAGTGGTGGGCGGCAAACAAGCCTGAGCTGAAAGAGGACGAGTTCGATGTGCCCATTCAGCAGATAAAGTCGCTCACTTCGATGCTACGCACCCGAGAAACCCAGCTTCAGAtgatcctcatcctcgagatcTTGGCATTGACCCCATTAAAACCTGTCGAGGATGCTGAAGATAGCCAATTGCCACCCTTGCCTGGTGCTACGGAGTCCCAAAACGATATGGCACCTCCTCCTGCGAAGAAGCGGAACAAGCACAATCTTCCTGTTCTAGTAGATGTGCATGCCGATCGCTTGACCATCTGGCAGTCCACCGCCTCTGACGAGCAgttgcttctcgaggatTCTCAGGTTTCTCAGGCTCAGGATGGTCAGCCTCAACAGAAGGTCTCGTCGGAGCCTCTCAAAGACTTTTGCGTGGATATTATTGTGCCATT cttctcccacCGACTTCCCGAGCTGTGTGACTCGATCAATCGAAAATTGGGCGGTCCTGTCATCGTAAAGCCTTCCAAGTCCAGGTCCTTGAAGCGATCGTCGAGTAAGCGCGATCAGAGACCAGGCGCAGTCACCAAGCGTCCTACACCTGGTAAGCCAACAAGAACGCTGCAAAGAGCGCTCTCAACAGAGCAACAGTCTCGACGAAGTGTGTCCAGAGGGCCCAGCAACATGATTGCTCTTATGCGTTCCGCAACGTCCACATCTCTACCAGGAATCAAGCGGGAAGCGAGCGACTCTGCAGCAATCAAGTCAGCACTGAAGACTGAGCCTGATCTCTTGAACAGGAGAGGAGGGTTACTCTCCCGGAGCAGCAGCATGTCCAACCTGCAGGATGCAAGAGCCAGCAAGAAGGCCCAAGTCGAAGCAGAGCTGAAGGATGCCATCTCTTCTTTGAGGAAACCCAACCGTGAGGTTGTTGGTAAGGCGTTGGCTGAAGCAGCAGAACGCCGAGCGAATGTCAGCCTTTCGGCAAAGA AAGTCAGAAAGCCTGCCCGGGGCTCCCTTGGCGCTTCGGTCGTCAAAGCTACGCCAGCAAACAACCGGTTCAGGGACGTATTTGCATCAAAGTCTGAGACAGTGGATGTCCCCATGATGGGCACTGAGGAGGTCATTCCCCCTTCTAGTATGCCCTCTATGATTCCGTCCACGGGCCTACGTGCAGGTCACCGAGACGCCTTCCGCCGAAGCCCAACCCCAGACTTTGAAAGAATTGGGGATACACCAACAAAAGGTGGCTCAAACTTTCTGCGCCGACCTACcaaagaggaggatgtcTTGCCGTTCCCGCCCTCATCGCCGCTaatggagaggaggaatgTATCAGCAGCAGATCTTTTCGCACCCAGAGAACAAAAGCGAAGGGTCAGTTTTACACCATCGAGAGACGAAGGAATATTGGCTACGCCCGTAAAGGCTACGTCAAAGAGCATCAACAACGTCGAGGATCAGAACATTGCGCCCGCAAAGCCAATGTCGATTTACCAGCAATTGGGATGGGACGATGACATGGATGACCTGTTATGA
- a CDS encoding DUF4110 domain-containing protein: MAKDKKKNSDAKKAKKAEKAAKQASKGEKKAKTKAAKIEGSDAEDVDLDEVLEEYRRQQEQFLKITETVCEAPPRARAASTLMASPHDSNTLLLFGGEYFNGSLAQFYNDLNIYNISRDEWRCVTSPNAPLPRSGHAWTRAGNPNHVYLFGGEFSSPKQGTFHHYSDFWRLEPATREWTKIEVKGKDKSPSARSGHRMTYWKQYIILFGGFQDTSNQTKYLADLWIFDTINFVWHSPQLPPAQLKPDARSSFTLLPHEQGAALYGGYSRVKATVNVKQKGNKGPSQAQRNVLIPKVHEDCFYLRITQPPTDASPNTPPTVRWERRKKPANAPNPTRAGATMTWHKGRGIMFGGVHDVEQSEEGMDSEFFNQLFAWNIERNRFMPMGLRKPRQQKKAAPEPRGGRRGRAQANEEELLRQLAALETGASLEDADDIELAKKEEEEDEKPAREMPVTMEPPHMRFNAQLAVQDDVLYIYGGTFEKGDREFTFDDLYAIDLGKMDGCKEIFTRPVEDWIESEDEDDEDDEDEEEEEEEEEEESTQMFTPSKRKKKQDEVSEVSSEASSEPSIAASEDDETETTAASVDDGLPHPRPFESRREFFARTSAEWQEILMTSLRWKNIQPETMAIKEIKAKAYELSEEKWWDCREEIVALEEEQEAAGIQEVVSLAERGDAGAGGGARRR, from the exons atggccaaggacaagaagaagaatagCGACGCCAAAAAGGCCAAAAAG gctgagaaggcggCCAAGCAGGCCAGCAAGGGAGaaaagaaggccaagaccaaggctgccaagatcgAGGGCAGTGACGCCGAGgatgttgatcttgatgaggtGCTTGAGGAGTATCGTCGCCAGCAGGAACAGTTCCTCAAGATCACAGAGACGGTCTGTGAGGCGCCGCCAAGGGCTCGAGCTGCGTCGACTTTGATGGCCTCTCCCCATGACAGCAACACTCTCTTGCTCTTTGGTGGAGAGTACTTTAACGGCTCCCTTGCCCAGTTCTACAACGACTTGAACATCTACAACATCAGTCGTGATGAGTGGCGCTGTGTCACCTCACCCAATGCCCCCCTTCCTCGATCTGGCCATGCCTGGACCAGAGCTGGTAACCCAAACCACGTCTACCTTTTCGGCGGAGAGTTTTCTTCTCCCAAGCAGGGAACTTTCCATCATTACTCGGACTTTTGGAGGTTGGAGCCTGCGACGAGGGAGTGGACAAAGATTgaggtcaagggcaaggacaagagccCTTCTGCTAGGAGTGGCCACCGCATGACCTACTGGAAGCAGTACATCATCCTGTTTGGTGGTTTCCAGGATACCTCGAATCAGACAAAGTACCTGGCTGACCTCTGGATCTTTGACACCATCAACTTTGTGTGGCACTCCCCTCAGCTGCCTCCTGCGCAGCTCAAGCCAGACGCTCGATCATCCTTCACCCTACTTCCCCATGAGCAGGGCGCGGCCCTCTATGGAGGATACTCACGAGTCAAGGCGACAGTGAATGTCAAGCAAAAGGGTAACAAGGGGCCCAGTCAGGCCCAGCGAAACGTCCTGATCCCCAAGGTCCACGAAGACTGCTTCTATCTCAGGATCACCCAGCCCCCTACCGATGCCAGCCCCAACACTCCCCCTACAGTTCGCTGGGAGAGGCGAAAGAAGCCGGCCAACGCACCAAACCCTACTCGAGCTGGAGCAACTATGACCTGGCACAAGGGTCGTGGTATCATGTTTGGTGGAGTACACGATGTTGAGCAGAGCGAGGAAGGTATGGACAGTGAGTTCTTCAACCAGCTCTTCGCCTGGAACATTGAGCGCAACCGTTTCATGCCCATGGGTCTCCGTAAGCCCCGTCAGCAAAAGAAGGCCGCCCCCGAGCCTCGAGGTGGACGTCGTGGACGAGCTCAGGCaaacgaggaggagcttctcagGCAACTTGCCGCCCTCGAAACGGGTGCCTCGCTCGAGGACGCCGATGACATTGAacttgccaagaaggaggaggaggaggatgagaagccAGCAAGGGAGATGCCAGTAACCATGGAACCCCCGCATATGAGATTCAACGCTCAGCTGGCTGTCCAGGATGATGTTCTCTACATCTACGGCGGCACCTTTGAAAAGGGGGATCGAGAGTTTACCTTTGACGATTTGTACGCGATTGATCTAGGAAAGATGGACGGATGCAAGGAGATCTTTACCCGACCTGTCGAGGACTGGATC GAGtctgaagatgaggatgatgaagacgacgaggacgaagaggaggaagaggaggaggaagaggaagagtcaACTCAAATGTTCACTCCGAGcaagcgcaagaagaagcaggatgAAGTTTCTGAAGTTTCTTCAGAGGCTTCTTCGGAGCCTTCGATAGCCGCATCGGAGGATGACGAGACTGAGACCACAGCCGCTTCTGTGGATGACGGGCTCCCACACCCCAGA CCTTTCGAGAGCCGACGCGAGTTCTTTGCACGCACATCGGCCGAGTGGCAGGAGATCCTGATGACGAGCCTCCGGTGGAAGAACATCCAGCCCGAGaccatggccatcaaggagatcaaggccaaggcgtACGAGCTCAGTGAAGAAAAGTGGTGGGACTGCCGTGAGGAGATTGTGGcactggaggaagagcaggagGCGGCTGGCATCCAGGAGGTGGTCAGTCTGGCAGAGAGGGGTgatgctggtgctggtgggGGTgccagaaggagatga
- a CDS encoding Homeobox domain-containing protein — protein MENMGSYHQPQWSGWGYHGAANQYPRYSQQLPSYAAYLPESMELYNAHQGHLLHHHQMSRTTETKPRLSKEEVEILEAEFQKNHKPNSSTKKALAESMRVDNARINNWFQNRRAREKKEKNIREYAAKQKMEKEKAANEAGVYSDDERRCDRVVSSAPFPVQHAVKAGPTDLSTPEQDSETDASQSDFGASSPLGVSAKATPEPVSASSYGQYPQLIVPNEEDEPTPCLPQQCFPVPSRLSASPVQEQYLYTNNSLAVNEAAQPMAPLKPSPAMDIASRRNRRPPQLAINASRSYSACAPRTGVDMGRRADVGNSIRRVASATGVGRISKPSGGPRSPYFDRNPDMLLQLNRSPNFIGTTTIAPPTPNTPVVTTQQGLCEATPSSTVAYEEKYPMDLALHDPTLRTPPTTPGVMDNLYNTDSAYEVAVSDEPLATPGLGGFPNDFDMPGASGQVPNYLSNNCSSQPQTPSYGAQMGPAYFGYAGGNAEYNWSDDASASAHSSPGQQNVQFMNMTPSSFT, from the exons ATGGAGAACATGGGTTCCTACCATCAGCCCCAATGGTCTGGCTGGGGCTACCACGGTGCCGCCAACCAATACCCCAGATATTCTCAGCAGCTGCCCAGTTATGCCGCTTACCTCCCGGAGTCGATGGAGCTGTACAATGCCCACCAAGGtcacctcctccatcatcaccagatGTCTAGGACAACTGAGACAAAGCCTCGCCTCTCcaaggaagaggttgagatcctcgaggccgagttccaGAAGAACCACAAGCCCAACAGCagcaccaagaaggcccTGGCCGAGTCCATGAGAGTCGACAATGCCCGCATCAAC AACTGGTTCCAGAACCGGCGAGCAcgggaaaagaaggagaagaacatcCGTGAATATGCTGCCaagcagaagatggagaaggagaaggctgccaacGAAGCGGGTGTCTACTCTGACGATGAACGGCGGTGCGATCGAGTTGTCTCGAGCGCCCCCTTCCCCGTGCAACatgctgtcaaggctggACCTACAGACCTGTCCACACCAGAGCAGGACAGCGAGACCGACGCCAGTCAGTCGGATTTCGGTGCTAGCTCGCCCCTGGGTGTTTCGGCCAAGGCGACTCCCGAACCTGTCTCGGCCTCTAGCTATGGTCAGTATCCTCAACTGATTGTGCCTaacgaggaggatgagcccACCCCTTGCTTGCCACAGCAGTGTTTCCCCGTCCCAAGCAGACTATCTGCATCTCCTGTGCAGGAGCAGTATCTGTATACCAACAACAGTCTTGCTGTCAACGAGGCAGCCCAGCCCATGGCGCCGCTGAAGCCGTCGCCCGCCATGGACATTGCCTCTCGACGAAACCGACGACCCCCTCAGCTTGCTATAAATGCTTCTCGCAGCTACTCGGCATGTGCCCCTAGAACTGGGGTGGACATGGGAAGAAGGGCAGACGTCGGTAACTCTATTCGTCGTGTTGCTTCGGCCACAGGAGTTGGTCGCATCAGCAAGCCCTCAGGTGGACCTCGAAGCCCATACTTTGACCGCAACCCCGACATGCTCCTGCAGCTCAACCGCTCTCCCAACTTTATAGGGACCACAACGATCGCACCGCCCACTCCCAACACACCTGTTGTCACAACTCAGCAAGGATTGTGCGAGGCCACTCCCTCTAGCACGGTGGCATATGAGGAGAAGTATCCGATGGATCTCGCCCTTCACGACCCAACTCTTCGAACACCGCCCACCACACCTGGCGTCATGGACAACCTCTACAACACCGACTCAGCATACGAAGTTGCAGTATCAGACGAGCCCCTGGCTACTCCTGGACTGGGTGGTTTCCCCAACGACTTTGACATGCCCGGAGCATCAGGCCAAGTGCCCAACTACCTTTCCAACAACTGTTCTAGTCAGCCTCAGACACCTTCCTATGGTGCCCAGATGGGACCCGCCTACTTTGGCTACGCTGGTGGCAACGCCGAGTACAACTGGTCCGACGATGCTTCTGCCTCGGCACACTCCTCGCCAGGCCAGCAGAATGTGCAGTTCATGAACATGACGCCATCGAGCTTCACATAA